A window of Symphalangus syndactylus isolate Jambi chromosome 24, NHGRI_mSymSyn1-v2.1_pri, whole genome shotgun sequence contains these coding sequences:
- the PLCG1 gene encoding 1-phosphatidylinositol 4,5-bisphosphate phosphodiesterase gamma-1 isoform X2, with product MAGAASPCANGCGPGAPSDAEVLHLCRSLEVGTVMTLFYSKKSQRPERKTFQVKLETRQITWSRGADKIEGAIDIREIKEIRPGKTSRDFDRYQEDPAFRPDQSHCFVILYGMEFRLKTLSLQAVDTLLTATSEDEVNMWIKGLTWLMEDTLQAPTPLQIERWLRKQFYSVDRNREDRISAKDLKNMLSQVNYRVPNMRFLRERLTDLEQRSGDITYGQFAQLYRSLMYSAQKTMDLPFLEASTLRAGERPELCRVSLPEFQQFLLDYQGELWAVDRLQVQEFMLSFLRDPLREIEEPYFFLDEFVTFLFSKENSVWNSQLDAVCPDTMNNPLSHYWISSSHNTYLTGDQFSSESSLEAYARCLRMGCRCIELDCWDGPDGMPVIYHGHTLTTKIKFSDVLLTIKEHAFVASEYPVILSIEDHCSIAQQRNMAQHFKKVLGDTLLTKPVEISADGLPSPNQLKRKILIKHKKLAEGSAYEEVPTSMMYSENDISNSIKNGILYLEDPVNHEWYPHYFVLTSSKIYYSEETSSDQGNEDEEEPKEVSSSTELHSNEKWFHGKLGAGRDGRHIAERLLTEYCIETGAPDGSFLVRESETFVGDYTLSFWRNGKVQHCRIHSRQDAGTPKFFLTDNLVFDSLYDLITHYQQVPLRCNEFEMRLSEPVPQTNAHESKEWYHASLTRAQAEHMLMRVPRDGAFLVRKRNEPNSYAISFRAEGKIKHCRVQQEGQTVMLGNSEFDSLVDLISYYEKHPLYRKMKLRYPINEEALEKIGTAEPDYGALYEGRNPGFYVEANPMPTFKCAVKALFDYKAQREDELTFTKSAIIQNVEKQEGGWWRGDYGGKKQLWFPSNYVEEMVNPVALEPEREHLDENSPLGDLLRGVLDVPACQIAIRPEGKNNRLFVFSISMASVAHWSLDVAADSQEELQDWVKKIREVAQTADARLTEGKIMERRKKIALELSELVVYCRPVPFDEEKIGTERACYRDMSSFPETKAEKYVNKAKGKKFLQYNRLQLSRIYPKGQRLDSSNYDPLPMWICGSQLVALNFQTPDKPMQMNQALFMTGRHCGYVLQPSNMRDEAFDPFDKSSLRGLEPCAISIEVLGARHLPKNGRGIVCPFVEIEVAGAEYDSTKQKTEFVVDNGLNPVWPAKPFHFQISNPEFAFLRFVVYEEDMFSDQNFLAQATFPVKGLKTGYRAVPLKNNYSEDLELASLLIKIDIFPAKENGDLSPFSGTSLRERGSDASGQLFHGRTREGSFESRYQQPFEDFRISQEHLADHFDSRERRAPRRTRVNGDNRL from the exons TTGATATTCGCGAAATTAAGGAGATCCGCCCGGGGAAGACCTCACGGGACTTTGATCGCTATCAAGAGGACCCAGCTTTCCGGCCGGACCAGTCACATTGCTTTGTCATTCTCTATGGAATGGAATTTCGCCTGAAAACGCTGAGCCTGCAAG CTGTTGATACCTTGCTCACAGCCACATCTGAGGATGAAGTGAACATGTGGATCAAGGGCTTAACTTGGCTGATGGAGGATACATTGCAGGCACCCACACCCCTGCAGATAGAGAG GTGGCTCCGGAAGCAGTTTTACTCAGTGGATCGGAATCGTGAGGATCG TATATCAGCCAAGGACCTGAAGAACATGCTGTCCCAGGTCAACTACCGGGTCCCCAACATGCGCTTCCTCCGAGAGCGGCTGACG GACCTGGAGCAGCGCAGTGGGGACATCACCTACGGGCAGTTTGCTCAGCTGTACCGCAGCCTCATGTACAGCGCCCAGAAGACG ATGGACCTCCCCTTCTTGGAAGCCAGTACTCTGAG ggctggggagcggCCGGAGCTTTGCCGAGTGTCCCTTCCTGAGTTCCAGCAGTTCCTTCTTGACTACCAGGGG GAGCTGTGGGCTGTTGATCGCCTCCAGGTGCAAGAGTTCATGCTCAGCTTCCTCCGAGACCCCTTACGAGAGATCGAGGAGCCATACTTCTTCCTGGATGAG TTTGTCACCTTCCTGTTCTCCAAAGAGAACAGTGTGTGGAACTCACAGCTGGATGCAGTATGCCCGGACACCATGAACAACCCTCTTTCCCACTACTGGATCTCCTCCTCACACAACAC GTACCTGACCGGGGACCAGTTCTCCAGTGAGTCCTCCTTGGAAGCCTATGCTCGCTGCCTGCGGATGGGCTGTCGCTGCATTGAGT TGGACTGCTGGGACGGCCCGGATGGGATGCCAGTTATTTACCATGGGCACACCCTTACCACCAAGATCAAGTTCTCAGATGTCCTGCTCACCATCAAGGAGCATGCCTTTGTGGCCTCAGA GTACCCAGTCATCCTGTCCATTGAGGACCACTGCAGCATTGCCCAGCAGAGGAACATGGCCCAGCACTTCAAGAAGGTGCTAGGGGACACACTCCTCACCAAGCCCGTGGAGATCTCTGCCGATGGGCTCCCCTCACCCAACCAGCTTAAGAGGAAGATCCTCATCAAG CACAAGAAGCTGGCTGAGGGCAGTGCCTACGAGGAGGTTCCTACCTCCATGATGTACTCTGAGAACGACATCAGCAACTCCATCAAGAATGGCATCCTCTACCTGGAGGACCCTGTGAACCAC GAATGGTATCCCCACTACTTTGTTCTGACCAGCAGCAAGATCTACTACTCTGAGGAGACCAGCAGTGACCAGGGCAACGAGGATGAGGAGGAGCCCAAGGAG GTCAGCAGCAGCACAGAGCTGCACTCCAATGAGAAGTGGTTCCATGGGAAGCTAGGGGCAGGGCGTGATGGGCGTCACATCGCTGAGCGCCTGCTCACTGAGTACTGCATCGAGACCGGAGCCCCTGACGGCTCCTTCCTTGTGCGAGAGAGTGAGACCTTCGTGGGCGACTACACGCTCTCTTTCTG GCGGAACGGGAAAGTCCAGCACTGCCGTATCCACTCCCGGCAAGATGCTGGGACCCCCAAGTTCTTCTTGACAGACAACCTCGTCTTTGACTCCCTCTATGACCTCATCACGCACTACCAGCAGGTGCCCCTGCGCTGTAATGAGTTTGAGATGAGACTTTCAGAGCCTGTCCCACAGACCAACGCCCATGAGAGCAAAGA GTGGTACCACGCGAGCCTGACCAGAGCACAGGCTGAGCACATGCTAATGCGCGTCCCTCGTGATGGGGCCTTCCTGGTGCGGAAGCGGAATGAGCCCAACTCATATGCCATCTCTTTCCG GGCTGAGGGCAAGATCAAGCATTGCCGTGTCCAGCAAGAGGGCCAGACAGTGATGCTAGGGAACTCGGAGTTCGACAGCCTTGTTGACCTCATCAGCTACTATGAGAAACACCCGCTGTACCGCAAGATGAAGCTGCGCTATCCCATCAACGAGGAGGCACTGGAGAAGATTGGCACAGCT GAGCCTGACTACGGGGCCCTGTATGAGGGACGCAACCCTGGCTTCTATGTAGAGGCAAACCCTATGCCAACTttcaag TGTGCGGTCAAAGCCCTCTTTGACTACAAGGCCCAGAGGGAGGACGAGCTGACCTTCACCAAGAGCGCCATCATCCAGAATGTGGAGAAGCAAGAGGGAGGCTG GTGGCGAGGGGACTACGGAGGGAAGAAGCAGCTGTGGTTCCCATCAAACTACGTGGAAGAGATGGTCAACCCCGTGGCCCTGGAGCCGGAGAGGGAG CACTTGGACGAGAACAGCCCCCTAGGGGACTTGCTGCGGGGGGTCCTGGATGTGCCGGCTTGTCAGATTG CCATCCGTCCTGAGGGCAAGAACAACCGGCTCTTCGTCTTCTCCATCAGCATGGCGTCGGTGGCCCACTGGTCCCTGGATGTTGCTGCCGACTCACAGGAGGAGCTGCAGGACTGGGTGAAAAAGATCCGTGAAGTGGCCCAGACCGCAGATGCCAGG CTCACTGAAGGGAAGATAATGGAACGGAGGAAGAAGATTGCCCTGGAGCTCTCTGAACTTGTCGTCTATTGCCGGCCTGTTCCCTTCGATGAAGAGA AGATTGGCACAGAACGTGCTTGCTACCGGGACATGTCATCCTTCCCGGAAACCAAGGCTGAGAAATACGTGAACAAGGCCAAAGGCAAGAAGTTCCTTCAGTACAATCGACTGCAGCTCTCCCGCATCTACCCCAAGGGCCAGCGACTGGATTCCTCCAACTACGATCCTTTGCCCATGTGGATCTGTGGCAGTCAGCTCGTGGCCCTCAACTTCCAGACCCCTG ACAAGCCTATGCAGATGAACCAGGCCCTCTTCATGACAGGCAGGCACTGTGGCTACGTGCTGCAGCCAAGCAACATGCGGGATGAGGCCTTTGACCCCTTTGACAAGAGCAGCCTCCGCGGGCTGGAGCCATGTGCCATCTCTATTGAG GTGCTGGGGGCCCGACATCTGCCAAAGAATGGCCGAGGCATTGTGTGTCCTTTTGTGGAGATTgaggtggctggagctgagtATGACAGCACCAAGCAGAAGACAGAGTTTGTGG TGGACAATGGACTCAACCCTGTATGGCCAGCCAAGCCCTTCCACTTCCAAATCAGTAACCCTGAATTTGCCTTTCTGCGCTTCGTGGTGTATGAGGAAGACATGTTTAGTGACCAGAATTTCCTGGCTCAGGCTACTTTCCCGGTAAAAGGCCTGAAGACAG GATACAGAGCAGTGCCTTTGAAGAACAACTACAGCGAGGACCTGGAGTTGGCCTCCCTGCTGATCAAGATTGATATTTTCCCTGCCAAG gagaatggtgaccTCAGTCCCTTCAGTGGTACGTCCCTGCGGGAGCGGGGCTCAGATGCCTCAGGCCAGCTGTTTCACGGCCGAACCCGGGAAGGCTCCTTTGAATCCCGCTACCAGCAGCCATTTGAGGACTTCCGCATCTCCCAGGAGCATCTCGCAGACCATTTTGACAGTCGAGAACGAAG GGCCCCAAGAAGGACTCGGGTCAATGGAGACAACCGCCTCTAG
- the PLCG1 gene encoding 1-phosphatidylinositol 4,5-bisphosphate phosphodiesterase gamma-1 isoform X1, giving the protein MAGAASPCANGCGPGAPSDAEVLHLCRSLEVGTVMTLFYSKKSQRPERKTFQVKLETRQITWSRGADKIEGAIDIREIKEIRPGKTSRDFDRYQEDPAFRPDQSHCFVILYGMEFRLKTLSLQAVDTLLTATSEDEVNMWIKGLTWLMEDTLQAPTPLQIERWLRKQFYSVDRNREDRISAKDLKNMLSQVNYRVPNMRFLRERLTDLEQRSGDITYGQFAQLYRSLMYSAQKTMDLPFLEASTLRAGERPELCRVSLPEFQQFLLDYQGELWAVDRLQVQEFMLSFLRDPLREIEEPYFFLDEFVTFLFSKENSVWNSQLDAVCPDTMNNPLSHYWISSSHNTYLTGDQFSSESSLEAYARCLRMGCRCIELDCWDGPDGMPVIYHGHTLTTKIKFSDVLLTIKEHAFVASEYPVILSIEDHCSIAQQRNMAQHFKKVLGDTLLTKPVEISADGLPSPNQLKRKILIKHKKLAEGSAYEEVPTSMMYSENDISNSIKNGILYLEDPVNHEWYPHYFVLTSSKIYYSEETSSDQGNEDEEEPKEVSSSTELHSNEKWFHGKLGAGRDGRHIAERLLTEYCIETGAPDGSFLVRESETFVGDYTLSFWRNGKVQHCRIHSRQDAGTPKFFLTDNLVFDSLYDLITHYQQVPLRCNEFEMRLSEPVPQTNAHESKEWYHASLTRAQAEHMLMRVPRDGAFLVRKRNEPNSYAISFRAEGKIKHCRVQQEGQTVMLGNSEFDSLVDLISYYEKHPLYRKMKLRYPINEEALEKIGTAEPDYGALYEGRNPGFYVEANPMPTFKCAVKALFDYKAQREDELTFTKSAIIQNVEKQEGGWWRGDYGGKKQLWFPSNYVEEMVNPVALEPEREHLDENSPLGDLLRGVLDVPACQIAIRPEGKNNRLFVFSISMASVAHWSLDVAADSQEELQDWVKKIREVAQTADARLTEGKIMERRKKIALELSELVVYCRPVPFDEEKIGTERACYRDMSSFPETKAEKYVNKAKGKKFLQYNRLQLSRIYPKGQRLDSSNYDPLPMWICGSQLVALNFQTPDKPMQMNQALFMTGRHCGYVLQPSNMRDEAFDPFDKSSLRGLEPCAISIEVLGARHLPKNGRGIVCPFVEIEVAGAEYDSTKQKTEFVVDNGLNPVWPAKPFHFQISNPEFAFLRFVVYEEDMFSDQNFLAQATFPVKGLKTGYRAVPLKNNYSEDLELASLLIKIDIFPAKQENGDLSPFSGTSLRERGSDASGQLFHGRTREGSFESRYQQPFEDFRISQEHLADHFDSRERRAPRRTRVNGDNRL; this is encoded by the exons TTGATATTCGCGAAATTAAGGAGATCCGCCCGGGGAAGACCTCACGGGACTTTGATCGCTATCAAGAGGACCCAGCTTTCCGGCCGGACCAGTCACATTGCTTTGTCATTCTCTATGGAATGGAATTTCGCCTGAAAACGCTGAGCCTGCAAG CTGTTGATACCTTGCTCACAGCCACATCTGAGGATGAAGTGAACATGTGGATCAAGGGCTTAACTTGGCTGATGGAGGATACATTGCAGGCACCCACACCCCTGCAGATAGAGAG GTGGCTCCGGAAGCAGTTTTACTCAGTGGATCGGAATCGTGAGGATCG TATATCAGCCAAGGACCTGAAGAACATGCTGTCCCAGGTCAACTACCGGGTCCCCAACATGCGCTTCCTCCGAGAGCGGCTGACG GACCTGGAGCAGCGCAGTGGGGACATCACCTACGGGCAGTTTGCTCAGCTGTACCGCAGCCTCATGTACAGCGCCCAGAAGACG ATGGACCTCCCCTTCTTGGAAGCCAGTACTCTGAG ggctggggagcggCCGGAGCTTTGCCGAGTGTCCCTTCCTGAGTTCCAGCAGTTCCTTCTTGACTACCAGGGG GAGCTGTGGGCTGTTGATCGCCTCCAGGTGCAAGAGTTCATGCTCAGCTTCCTCCGAGACCCCTTACGAGAGATCGAGGAGCCATACTTCTTCCTGGATGAG TTTGTCACCTTCCTGTTCTCCAAAGAGAACAGTGTGTGGAACTCACAGCTGGATGCAGTATGCCCGGACACCATGAACAACCCTCTTTCCCACTACTGGATCTCCTCCTCACACAACAC GTACCTGACCGGGGACCAGTTCTCCAGTGAGTCCTCCTTGGAAGCCTATGCTCGCTGCCTGCGGATGGGCTGTCGCTGCATTGAGT TGGACTGCTGGGACGGCCCGGATGGGATGCCAGTTATTTACCATGGGCACACCCTTACCACCAAGATCAAGTTCTCAGATGTCCTGCTCACCATCAAGGAGCATGCCTTTGTGGCCTCAGA GTACCCAGTCATCCTGTCCATTGAGGACCACTGCAGCATTGCCCAGCAGAGGAACATGGCCCAGCACTTCAAGAAGGTGCTAGGGGACACACTCCTCACCAAGCCCGTGGAGATCTCTGCCGATGGGCTCCCCTCACCCAACCAGCTTAAGAGGAAGATCCTCATCAAG CACAAGAAGCTGGCTGAGGGCAGTGCCTACGAGGAGGTTCCTACCTCCATGATGTACTCTGAGAACGACATCAGCAACTCCATCAAGAATGGCATCCTCTACCTGGAGGACCCTGTGAACCAC GAATGGTATCCCCACTACTTTGTTCTGACCAGCAGCAAGATCTACTACTCTGAGGAGACCAGCAGTGACCAGGGCAACGAGGATGAGGAGGAGCCCAAGGAG GTCAGCAGCAGCACAGAGCTGCACTCCAATGAGAAGTGGTTCCATGGGAAGCTAGGGGCAGGGCGTGATGGGCGTCACATCGCTGAGCGCCTGCTCACTGAGTACTGCATCGAGACCGGAGCCCCTGACGGCTCCTTCCTTGTGCGAGAGAGTGAGACCTTCGTGGGCGACTACACGCTCTCTTTCTG GCGGAACGGGAAAGTCCAGCACTGCCGTATCCACTCCCGGCAAGATGCTGGGACCCCCAAGTTCTTCTTGACAGACAACCTCGTCTTTGACTCCCTCTATGACCTCATCACGCACTACCAGCAGGTGCCCCTGCGCTGTAATGAGTTTGAGATGAGACTTTCAGAGCCTGTCCCACAGACCAACGCCCATGAGAGCAAAGA GTGGTACCACGCGAGCCTGACCAGAGCACAGGCTGAGCACATGCTAATGCGCGTCCCTCGTGATGGGGCCTTCCTGGTGCGGAAGCGGAATGAGCCCAACTCATATGCCATCTCTTTCCG GGCTGAGGGCAAGATCAAGCATTGCCGTGTCCAGCAAGAGGGCCAGACAGTGATGCTAGGGAACTCGGAGTTCGACAGCCTTGTTGACCTCATCAGCTACTATGAGAAACACCCGCTGTACCGCAAGATGAAGCTGCGCTATCCCATCAACGAGGAGGCACTGGAGAAGATTGGCACAGCT GAGCCTGACTACGGGGCCCTGTATGAGGGACGCAACCCTGGCTTCTATGTAGAGGCAAACCCTATGCCAACTttcaag TGTGCGGTCAAAGCCCTCTTTGACTACAAGGCCCAGAGGGAGGACGAGCTGACCTTCACCAAGAGCGCCATCATCCAGAATGTGGAGAAGCAAGAGGGAGGCTG GTGGCGAGGGGACTACGGAGGGAAGAAGCAGCTGTGGTTCCCATCAAACTACGTGGAAGAGATGGTCAACCCCGTGGCCCTGGAGCCGGAGAGGGAG CACTTGGACGAGAACAGCCCCCTAGGGGACTTGCTGCGGGGGGTCCTGGATGTGCCGGCTTGTCAGATTG CCATCCGTCCTGAGGGCAAGAACAACCGGCTCTTCGTCTTCTCCATCAGCATGGCGTCGGTGGCCCACTGGTCCCTGGATGTTGCTGCCGACTCACAGGAGGAGCTGCAGGACTGGGTGAAAAAGATCCGTGAAGTGGCCCAGACCGCAGATGCCAGG CTCACTGAAGGGAAGATAATGGAACGGAGGAAGAAGATTGCCCTGGAGCTCTCTGAACTTGTCGTCTATTGCCGGCCTGTTCCCTTCGATGAAGAGA AGATTGGCACAGAACGTGCTTGCTACCGGGACATGTCATCCTTCCCGGAAACCAAGGCTGAGAAATACGTGAACAAGGCCAAAGGCAAGAAGTTCCTTCAGTACAATCGACTGCAGCTCTCCCGCATCTACCCCAAGGGCCAGCGACTGGATTCCTCCAACTACGATCCTTTGCCCATGTGGATCTGTGGCAGTCAGCTCGTGGCCCTCAACTTCCAGACCCCTG ACAAGCCTATGCAGATGAACCAGGCCCTCTTCATGACAGGCAGGCACTGTGGCTACGTGCTGCAGCCAAGCAACATGCGGGATGAGGCCTTTGACCCCTTTGACAAGAGCAGCCTCCGCGGGCTGGAGCCATGTGCCATCTCTATTGAG GTGCTGGGGGCCCGACATCTGCCAAAGAATGGCCGAGGCATTGTGTGTCCTTTTGTGGAGATTgaggtggctggagctgagtATGACAGCACCAAGCAGAAGACAGAGTTTGTGG TGGACAATGGACTCAACCCTGTATGGCCAGCCAAGCCCTTCCACTTCCAAATCAGTAACCCTGAATTTGCCTTTCTGCGCTTCGTGGTGTATGAGGAAGACATGTTTAGTGACCAGAATTTCCTGGCTCAGGCTACTTTCCCGGTAAAAGGCCTGAAGACAG GATACAGAGCAGTGCCTTTGAAGAACAACTACAGCGAGGACCTGGAGTTGGCCTCCCTGCTGATCAAGATTGATATTTTCCCTGCCAAG caggagaatggtgaccTCAGTCCCTTCAGTGGTACGTCCCTGCGGGAGCGGGGCTCAGATGCCTCAGGCCAGCTGTTTCACGGCCGAACCCGGGAAGGCTCCTTTGAATCCCGCTACCAGCAGCCATTTGAGGACTTCCGCATCTCCCAGGAGCATCTCGCAGACCATTTTGACAGTCGAGAACGAAG GGCCCCAAGAAGGACTCGGGTCAATGGAGACAACCGCCTCTAG